From Vicinamibacterales bacterium, one genomic window encodes:
- a CDS encoding amidohydrolase family protein produces MRNKGLMIIVGVLSVAGWAGAQTRSDLSNLTREFVSVDAPVIALTDVIVIDGSGGEPRPGQTVVITDNRITAVGPSSEVAVPDNAEVLTLSGHTVVPGLVGMHNHSYYTAAGGRVAQLDFSGPRIYLASGLTTIRTTGSRATYAELNLKQAIESGEVPGPTLIVTGPYLTGGSGPSTMNRLGDPEAARRVVRYWAEEGVQWFKAYTEIGRAELGAAIDEAHKHGVKVTAHLCSVTYREAVALGIDNLEHGLFANTDYAANKEPDRCPPGFRRDYYDLDIDGPEVQATFRAMIDNNVPMTSTLAVYEMSVPGRPPIDQRSLDVLAPEVAEDVLAENQRYTERDPGDYGTSPAVFKKAMEYELAFFRAGGTLGAGVDPTGYGAALPGFGDQRNYELLIEAGFEPGEAIQVMSANGAKILGMDDRIGTIEVGKIADLAVIEADLAANPANIKKIGTVFKNGVGFDSAKLIASIAGYVGVR; encoded by the coding sequence ATGCGAAACAAAGGCTTAATGATCATTGTCGGCGTCCTAAGCGTGGCGGGGTGGGCTGGCGCCCAAACGCGGAGCGATCTCTCGAACCTGACGCGCGAGTTTGTGTCGGTCGATGCTCCGGTTATTGCCCTGACTGACGTTATTGTGATCGATGGGTCCGGTGGGGAGCCGCGGCCGGGCCAGACCGTTGTTATTACCGACAACCGAATTACGGCAGTTGGCCCATCATCCGAGGTTGCGGTGCCAGACAACGCGGAGGTGCTAACGCTGAGCGGTCATACTGTGGTGCCCGGGCTTGTGGGGATGCACAACCACAGCTACTACACAGCAGCTGGTGGACGTGTTGCTCAGTTGGATTTCTCGGGGCCACGCATCTATCTGGCTTCAGGGCTCACGACAATCAGGACCACCGGAAGTCGCGCTACCTATGCTGAGCTCAACTTAAAGCAGGCGATTGAGTCTGGTGAGGTCCCTGGTCCAACACTCATTGTGACTGGACCGTATCTGACCGGTGGCAGTGGTCCCAGTACAATGAACCGACTTGGCGACCCTGAGGCGGCGCGGCGGGTTGTGCGGTATTGGGCGGAAGAAGGCGTCCAGTGGTTCAAGGCCTACACGGAGATTGGTCGGGCAGAGCTTGGGGCTGCGATCGACGAAGCACACAAGCACGGAGTAAAAGTCACAGCGCACTTGTGTTCAGTGACCTACCGTGAGGCGGTGGCACTTGGGATTGATAACCTTGAGCATGGGTTATTTGCGAATACGGACTACGCAGCGAATAAGGAGCCGGACAGGTGTCCACCTGGCTTCCGTCGTGATTACTATGATCTCGATATTGACGGGCCAGAAGTGCAGGCAACGTTCAGAGCGATGATCGATAACAACGTGCCAATGACATCCACGCTGGCTGTCTATGAAATGTCGGTTCCCGGACGACCGCCGATCGACCAGCGGTCCCTTGATGTACTGGCGCCTGAGGTTGCTGAGGATGTGTTGGCTGAGAATCAACGCTACACGGAGCGTGATCCTGGTGACTACGGAACGTCGCCTGCGGTTTTCAAGAAGGCGATGGAGTACGAGCTAGCCTTTTTCAGAGCCGGCGGCACACTTGGTGCTGGCGTGGACCCGACTGGGTACGGAGCGGCTTTGCCGGGCTTTGGTGACCAACGGAATTATGAACTCTTGATCGAAGCAGGTTTTGAGCCAGGCGAGGCGATTCAAGTTATGAGTGCTAACGGAGCGAAAATCCTTGGCATGGATGATCGCATCGGAACTATTGAGGTGGGAAAAATTGCCGACCTAGCTGTTATTGAGGCTGACTTGGCTGCCAATCCTGCAAACATTAAGAAGATTGGGACGGTATTTAAGAATGGCGTAGGTTTTGATTCGGCGAAGTTGATTGCGTCGATCGCCGGGTATGTTGGAGTGAGATAG
- a CDS encoding DUF4340 domain-containing protein, whose translation MSETQKTVTFGVGAVILALLALATAPRFVSPDVFLDRGEPFFPEFTDPNIARTLSVLEFDEETASAKPFQVTNQNGLWTIPSHHNYPADGADRLARTAAGVIGITRDDFRSDNLADHEALGVLDPSDEAGTSLRGRGTRVTLRGDNEVTLADFIVGNQVEDRPTFRFVRLPDQKRVYAVRMDIDLSTNFSDWIEKDLLLVEQDNVDQLVLYDYAIDERTLTINDRDTVTLNKVEGAWTDDGRTSESRELDSTKVSGLVSALDGLSIVGVRPKPDGLSSSLRRAAEGGITRAEVVSLQSRGYYLTREGDLRSNEGELRVRTTKGILYTLRFGEVLYGTGSAISAGLESSSEADSGPGENRYLFITAEFERDRFPEPPLPANMDFEGKGDEDLSDDDRANKTRHEIHSEWAAQVLAGEERLIELNNRFGPWYYVISSESFEDVRLTREDVTKEKAN comes from the coding sequence ATGAGTGAGACACAGAAGACAGTTACCTTTGGGGTCGGAGCAGTTATCCTCGCCTTGCTGGCATTAGCCACGGCACCGCGGTTCGTTTCTCCGGATGTATTTCTTGACCGGGGTGAGCCATTCTTTCCCGAGTTTACCGATCCCAATATCGCGAGAACACTCTCAGTCTTAGAGTTTGACGAAGAGACCGCGTCGGCAAAGCCATTTCAGGTGACTAATCAAAATGGATTGTGGACGATTCCGTCGCACCATAACTATCCAGCAGATGGAGCTGATCGACTGGCTCGGACCGCAGCTGGGGTGATCGGGATTACTCGAGATGACTTTCGTTCAGACAACCTCGCTGACCATGAGGCGCTTGGTGTGCTTGACCCGAGCGATGAGGCGGGAACATCGCTTCGAGGTCGGGGGACCCGAGTCACACTACGGGGAGACAACGAGGTCACGCTTGCCGATTTTATTGTCGGTAACCAAGTTGAGGATCGACCGACTTTTCGATTTGTTCGCTTACCCGATCAGAAGCGAGTGTATGCCGTTCGCATGGACATTGACCTTTCGACGAACTTCTCTGATTGGATTGAGAAGGACCTACTTCTGGTTGAGCAAGATAACGTTGATCAACTCGTGCTGTATGACTATGCGATTGATGAGCGCACACTAACGATTAATGATCGTGACACAGTTACCTTGAATAAGGTTGAAGGGGCGTGGACCGATGATGGCCGAACTTCCGAAAGTCGTGAACTTGATTCGACAAAGGTGAGTGGCCTAGTGTCAGCCCTTGATGGTTTGTCCATTGTCGGGGTGCGGCCTAAGCCTGACGGTTTGTCCTCGAGTCTAAGGCGAGCAGCTGAGGGCGGCATCACGAGGGCTGAGGTTGTTTCGTTGCAGAGTCGGGGATACTACCTTACACGCGAGGGTGACCTTCGGTCGAATGAAGGGGAGCTCCGCGTGCGCACAACAAAAGGCATTTTGTACACGCTTCGGTTTGGGGAAGTGCTCTATGGAACAGGTAGCGCAATTTCCGCTGGCCTGGAGTCGAGCTCTGAAGCGGACAGCGGTCCAGGCGAGAATCGCTATCTGTTTATCACTGCGGAGTTCGAGCGGGACCGTTTCCCTGAGCCGCCACTGCCGGCGAATATGGACTTTGAAGGAAAGGGGGATGAGGACCTTTCCGATGACGACCGTGCTAATAAGACCCGTCACGAGATTCATAGCGAGTGGGCGGCGCAGGTCCTAGCTGGTGAAGAGCGCCTCATTGAGCTTAATAATCGGTTCGGCCCTTGGTACTACGTGATTTCGTCTGAAAGTTTTGAGGATGTTCGACTTACGCGGGAGGACGTGACCAAAGAAAAGGCCAACTAG
- a CDS encoding phosphatase PAP2 family protein translates to MFDTLSRLDGTTLSWVLSLPHPDWVNTVTTVASALGQWAVIWLGLGALLAALGRCSWMAYWQLVLSILLVFLTVDVVLKPIVARVRPADFDAAVVSTIPTPSSYAFPSGHAATAVAGAYGLSRLLPQARYGWWLLAVLIAGSRVYLGVHYPFDVLCGGLVGLACAIFSTGGTVWYSRDPAIRVSQGPR, encoded by the coding sequence ATGTTTGACACCCTCAGCAGGCTCGACGGCACAACCCTTAGCTGGGTCCTCTCACTCCCCCATCCCGATTGGGTAAACACAGTTACGACCGTGGCGAGTGCACTCGGCCAATGGGCTGTCATCTGGCTTGGCTTGGGAGCACTCCTCGCCGCCTTGGGACGGTGTTCCTGGATGGCGTATTGGCAACTCGTGCTGTCAATCCTTCTGGTTTTCCTCACCGTTGACGTGGTGCTCAAACCGATTGTGGCGAGAGTACGCCCGGCGGACTTCGATGCGGCAGTGGTGTCGACCATACCGACTCCCTCAAGCTACGCTTTCCCATCAGGACACGCAGCAACTGCTGTTGCAGGAGCCTACGGGCTCTCTCGCCTGCTCCCGCAGGCGCGATACGGATGGTGGCTTCTCGCGGTGCTGATTGCGGGGTCGAGGGTCTACCTCGGTGTGCACTATCCGTTCGATGTCCTGTGTGGCGGCCTTGTCGGACTCGCCTGTGCCATCTTCAGTACCGGTGGAACCGTATGGTATAGTCGCGACCCTGCAATCAGGGTTTCCCAAGGGCCGAGGTAG
- a CDS encoding multicopper oxidase family protein, protein MCSGRRLSLVPLAGLVCLAMWLGTPTQGQENGSSRKCLPRTGGRNVSLPRLDCLELYPTNEFPGVTGAVQLRRAPGPFSISVTTDGHIRHGLIFDIEGLPPADTFEPEAAYIAWVTTPSFAPTVKLGEVENGLTQVGEAAFNKFNLLVTLEHDRDVTERTGSLVLRGRSPSSLMEAHDLLAQAPSAFAEQSVDSMASHEHGHETGWTIPPMHAAVPMLSGMARLVPQGTPFLPSVDPSTLPEARPRQLVRLGNGGTLDLEAAPVRRTINGRTLVMYGFNGQVPGPLIQVQERTTIFVNFTNHTELPTAIHWHGVRLDNRYDGVPGVTQDPVQPGESFRYEIFFRDAGIYWYHPHHREDIQQELGLMGNILVDHSVDEALPVVNTEEVLILDDLLLDESGAVAFGETSANYALMGRFGNVFLVNGEPSYSLSVDRGEVVRFFLTNASNTRTFNVSFGSAPIKVVGSDLGKFESEVWVDSIVLAPAERYIVDVNFTTTGTEEMVNWVQGINHRYGGFLEERTVIGRVEVGRIQVAEDFTGSFAKLHRHEEVVADIDQYRSQFWRPADYELTLTLETADLARPIEEVMRFDGIYFNPVEWTGTMPMMNWLTTTEEVRWILRESSTGRENDDIDWRFRLGDLVKIRLHNDRFAFHAMQHPLHIHGQRFLVVAQDGLPNTNLVWKDTVLLPVGSVTDILLEVSNPGRWIVHCHIAEHLESGMKFVFEVEE, encoded by the coding sequence ATGTGTAGCGGCCGCCGTTTATCGCTTGTTCCACTTGCTGGGCTGGTGTGCCTCGCGATGTGGCTCGGGACCCCAACACAGGGGCAAGAGAACGGGTCTTCGAGAAAATGCCTACCGCGGACAGGCGGCCGGAATGTCTCACTGCCACGCCTGGATTGCTTAGAGCTCTATCCCACGAATGAGTTTCCTGGTGTGACCGGGGCAGTCCAATTGCGCCGTGCTCCAGGACCGTTTTCCATTTCGGTCACAACCGATGGCCATATTCGGCATGGCCTTATTTTTGACATTGAAGGGTTGCCGCCAGCCGACACCTTCGAGCCTGAGGCTGCTTACATCGCCTGGGTCACCACACCGTCATTTGCACCAACAGTCAAACTCGGTGAAGTTGAAAACGGCCTGACGCAAGTAGGGGAGGCAGCCTTCAATAAGTTCAACCTCTTAGTCACTCTCGAGCACGACAGGGATGTCACCGAGCGGACTGGGTCGCTGGTGCTGCGTGGCCGATCGCCAAGTAGCCTAATGGAAGCGCACGACCTTTTGGCGCAGGCGCCTTCGGCATTTGCGGAGCAGTCGGTTGACTCGATGGCGTCCCACGAGCACGGTCACGAGACTGGGTGGACCATCCCGCCGATGCATGCGGCGGTGCCGATGCTTTCGGGCATGGCACGGTTGGTTCCTCAGGGGACACCGTTTCTCCCCTCCGTGGACCCCTCTACGCTACCAGAAGCTCGGCCACGGCAACTCGTGCGTTTAGGTAACGGAGGGACTCTGGACCTTGAGGCAGCGCCCGTCCGACGAACAATTAACGGCCGAACTCTCGTCATGTATGGCTTTAACGGACAAGTGCCAGGGCCGCTCATTCAGGTCCAGGAACGTACGACGATTTTTGTAAACTTTACGAATCACACCGAGTTACCGACGGCTATTCACTGGCATGGGGTGCGGCTGGACAATCGGTATGATGGGGTGCCTGGTGTTACGCAAGACCCGGTGCAACCCGGAGAGTCATTCCGCTACGAAATCTTCTTTCGGGACGCGGGCATTTACTGGTATCACCCCCATCATCGGGAAGACATCCAGCAAGAACTAGGCCTGATGGGCAACATTCTCGTGGACCACAGTGTTGATGAGGCTCTTCCAGTGGTCAATACAGAGGAAGTGCTGATACTCGACGACCTCCTGTTGGACGAGTCAGGTGCAGTGGCCTTTGGTGAAACTTCCGCGAACTATGCGTTGATGGGCCGATTTGGCAATGTCTTTTTAGTCAACGGTGAGCCGAGTTATTCCCTTTCAGTAGACCGCGGCGAAGTAGTGCGTTTCTTTCTAACAAATGCGTCGAACACGCGAACGTTTAATGTCTCCTTTGGAAGCGCCCCCATCAAGGTGGTTGGTTCAGACCTTGGAAAATTTGAGTCCGAAGTCTGGGTGGACTCGATTGTGTTAGCGCCAGCCGAGCGTTACATCGTGGACGTCAATTTTACTACGACAGGTACCGAGGAAATGGTGAACTGGGTTCAGGGCATCAACCACCGATACGGTGGTTTCCTAGAGGAGCGGACGGTTATTGGCCGCGTTGAGGTTGGGAGGATACAGGTGGCCGAGGACTTCACTGGAAGCTTTGCGAAGTTGCATAGACATGAAGAAGTTGTGGCTGATATTGATCAGTATCGGAGTCAATTCTGGAGGCCGGCTGACTATGAGCTAACGCTCACACTTGAGACGGCTGATTTGGCTCGACCCATTGAAGAGGTGATGCGGTTTGATGGAATCTACTTCAATCCCGTGGAGTGGACCGGCACGATGCCGATGATGAACTGGCTTACCACGACTGAGGAAGTTCGGTGGATTTTACGTGAATCCAGCACCGGACGTGAGAACGATGATATTGACTGGCGCTTTCGGCTCGGGGATCTCGTGAAGATTCGCCTCCACAATGACCGCTTCGCGTTTCACGCGATGCAGCATCCGCTACACATCCATGGTCAGCGATTTCTTGTGGTGGCTCAAGATGGTTTGCCGAACACAAATCTTGTATGGAAAGATACGGTGTTGCTGCCGGTTGGGTCGGTCACTGACATTCTGTTAGAGGTTTCAAATCCTGGGCGGTGGATTGTGCATTGCCATATTGCGGAACATTTGGAGTCCGGCATGAAATTTGTCTTTGAGGTGGAGGAATAG
- a CDS encoding ABC transporter ATP-binding protein — MGGNRLMIEARGLTKYFGPFVAVKDLSFSIPEGQIVAFLGPNGAGKTTTMKLLTGYLAPSAGQGSIAGHDVQRDRIAASRQLGYLPENGPLYPEMTPVELLEFFGEAREMEMGQLKRRIDEIVELCSLQLVREKPISKLSRGLCQRVGLAQALLHDPTVLIMDEPTAGLDPNQIREFRNNISELGRTKTVLISTHILQEVDAIADRVLFIHNGELVYDGTPNDLRENGSLEQPFHRLTELSVSSQTTEMGNTATEASS; from the coding sequence ATGGGCGGCAATCGATTGATGATCGAGGCGAGGGGCTTAACGAAATACTTTGGCCCCTTCGTTGCGGTAAAGGACCTGTCGTTTTCGATTCCTGAGGGTCAAATCGTGGCCTTCCTTGGGCCGAACGGGGCGGGGAAGACCACCACGATGAAACTCCTGACGGGTTATCTGGCGCCGAGTGCTGGGCAGGGTTCGATCGCCGGACACGACGTGCAGCGAGACCGGATTGCTGCCTCGCGTCAGCTTGGGTATCTACCGGAGAACGGCCCTTTATACCCGGAGATGACCCCGGTTGAACTCTTGGAATTCTTCGGTGAGGCGCGCGAGATGGAAATGGGTCAATTGAAACGCCGGATTGATGAGATTGTCGAGCTATGCTCTTTGCAGTTGGTGCGGGAGAAACCAATTAGTAAATTGTCACGTGGTTTGTGCCAGCGCGTCGGCCTTGCTCAAGCCCTTCTGCACGATCCAACCGTTCTCATCATGGACGAACCGACAGCTGGTCTCGACCCAAATCAGATCCGGGAATTTCGTAACAACATCTCTGAGCTTGGACGCACGAAAACTGTTTTGATTTCAACGCATATTCTGCAAGAAGTGGATGCGATTGCTGACCGGGTGTTGTTTATCCATAACGGAGAGTTGGTTTACGACGGCACGCCAAATGATTTACGTGAGAATGGGTCGCTAGAACAACCGTTCCACCGTTTAACCGAACTTTCAGTGTCATCCCAGACAACGGAGATGGGAAATACCGCAACGGAGGCGTCATCGTAA
- the recA gene encoding recombinase RecA, with protein sequence MAVDRTERERTKAIEIAVGQIEKQFGKGSIMRLGSTDIVAQPSISTGAVSIDYALGVGGVPRGRVTEIFGPEASGKTTLALQVIAQAQKVGGMAAFVDAEHALDSTYAKALGVNLDDLLVSQPDNGEQALEIVEVLVRSGGVDVIVVDSVAALVPRAEIDGEMGDAQVGLQARLMSKAMRKLTGIVSKSKTCLVFINQLREKIGVMFGNPETTTGGRALKFYSSVRIDIRRIGAIKSGDVVVGGRTRVKIVKNKVAPPFRLAEFDIMYGEGISHEGDLLDLAVERKIVEKSGTWFSYGGDRLGQGRENCKNFLREHPDTAAAIEEKVRAELGLSAPAEETVTA encoded by the coding sequence ATGGCCGTAGACCGCACCGAACGCGAGCGCACGAAGGCGATTGAAATCGCCGTTGGACAAATTGAGAAACAGTTCGGCAAGGGCTCCATTATGCGCCTCGGGTCAACTGACATTGTCGCACAACCGAGCATTTCGACCGGCGCAGTCAGTATTGACTACGCCCTCGGTGTCGGTGGGGTACCGCGCGGTCGAGTCACAGAAATCTTTGGTCCCGAAGCATCAGGAAAAACCACCCTGGCGCTTCAAGTCATTGCGCAGGCCCAGAAGGTCGGCGGCATGGCAGCCTTTGTAGATGCCGAACACGCGCTCGATTCCACCTACGCGAAGGCCCTCGGTGTCAATTTGGATGACCTCCTCGTCTCCCAGCCTGATAACGGCGAACAAGCCCTTGAAATTGTTGAGGTGCTCGTGCGCTCAGGTGGCGTTGATGTCATCGTGGTGGATTCAGTCGCCGCCCTTGTGCCTCGAGCAGAGATTGATGGCGAAATGGGTGACGCGCAGGTTGGGCTTCAAGCTCGGCTCATGTCGAAGGCCATGCGTAAGCTAACCGGAATTGTTTCCAAATCGAAAACCTGCCTGGTCTTTATTAATCAACTCCGCGAAAAGATCGGGGTGATGTTCGGCAACCCTGAAACCACGACCGGTGGACGCGCACTGAAGTTCTACTCGTCGGTTCGCATCGATATCCGTCGCATCGGCGCCATTAAAAGTGGCGACGTGGTGGTGGGCGGACGGACCCGTGTGAAGATCGTCAAGAACAAAGTCGCACCACCATTTCGACTGGCCGAGTTCGACATTATGTATGGCGAAGGCATCTCCCATGAAGGCGACCTGCTCGATTTAGCGGTTGAACGAAAGATTGTCGAAAAGAGCGGTACGTGGTTTTCCTACGGTGGTGACCGGCTTGGACAGGGTCGTGAAAATTGCAAGAACTTCCTGCGTGAGCATCCCGATACCGCAGCGGCGATCGAGGAAAAGGTTCGCGCTGAGCTCGGTCTATCAGCACCTGCGGAGGAGACCGTTACCGCGTAA
- a CDS encoding Gldg family protein, whose product MNTTVVRAIVRRDLRMYFSNPSGYVFITLFIFLSAAAAFWQDQFFLNNLATLDQLSRWFPYLLMFFVPALTMAVWAEERKLGTDQLLLTLPARDIEIVLGKYLSVLGVYTASLALSLSHVLVLVVLGSPDLGLMLGNYFGYWLLGAALIAVGMLGSLLTANATIAFILGAVFCAALVGVTSAVELFSENLARLIAPLGVLGYFGDFARGVVSLSGLYFFCAVTAVFLFLNVRLVGRRHWPSTTDAMPMWAHQAVRALAIIIAVVSVGAIVARASLRLDVTAERLHSLSNETRALLDDLSDERPVFIQAYVSPTLPEQLVQTRETVLGLLREIDAAGGARVQLRIETTELFTDAARDARETFGITPRRIPDLGGGRAGFTEVFLGLAFTCGAEEQVIPFFDRGLPAEYEIARSIRVVSGTARQRVGVVNSAIRLFGGFDFQTMQSSPAWSVVEELRKQYEVVEITPTGPVTEEVDGLVVVLPSSLSQEEMDYVEEFVTQGNPTLMLVDPIPTVDLSLSPSEEPGANQNPFMQQGQPPPTPKGDVQAMLSRLGVAWNSGEVVWDAYNPHPDLAHLPPEVVFVGLGNEGQSPFNREHTASTALQEFVTLYPGSLRQAVGSDYDFQPLVTSGRVSGTFQYFQVVQRGFFGAQLNQNLRYQADPSEYVIAAHVRSGGEISNPDSSAVEDDESAGDDTAEEPETDLTDGATQDTVNLIVIADVDFISEQFFQIRRLGAGNLNFDNVTFFLNTIDVLVGDESFVALRNRRVQHRTLARVESQTRSFIEQRANEEAQAEGEAEKALAEAQGRLDQRITEVQNRTDLDAQAKEIMARNLQEVENRRFEVLRANIESEKEAKIQGSMETMEFQIRRIQSSIRMLAVLLPPIPVFALGVMIFVRRQRREREGAVAAHRNRVK is encoded by the coding sequence GTGAATACCACGGTCGTTCGCGCGATCGTCCGGCGAGACCTGCGGATGTATTTTAGCAATCCGTCAGGGTATGTCTTTATCACCCTGTTTATCTTTCTGAGCGCGGCCGCGGCGTTTTGGCAGGACCAGTTCTTCCTAAATAATTTAGCAACCCTTGATCAACTCAGTCGGTGGTTTCCGTATCTACTGATGTTCTTTGTCCCAGCGCTAACTATGGCGGTATGGGCCGAGGAGCGAAAGTTGGGCACTGACCAGTTACTACTCACTCTCCCGGCACGTGATATTGAAATTGTGCTGGGAAAGTATCTTTCCGTGCTTGGGGTGTACACGGCGTCGCTCGCCTTATCGTTGAGTCATGTGCTGGTTTTAGTGGTTCTGGGAAGTCCCGACCTTGGCCTGATGCTAGGTAACTACTTTGGCTATTGGCTGTTAGGTGCTGCATTGATTGCTGTTGGGATGCTGGGGTCACTTTTGACGGCCAATGCAACGATCGCCTTTATTCTCGGCGCGGTGTTCTGTGCGGCGTTGGTGGGTGTGACCTCGGCGGTCGAACTGTTTAGTGAGAATCTGGCACGACTAATCGCGCCCCTTGGCGTGCTTGGATATTTTGGAGATTTTGCTAGGGGAGTTGTCAGCCTGAGCGGGCTTTATTTCTTTTGTGCGGTTACCGCGGTCTTTCTGTTCCTTAACGTGCGGCTGGTCGGTCGCCGTCACTGGCCAAGCACGACAGATGCAATGCCGATGTGGGCCCATCAGGCCGTGCGGGCCTTGGCAATTATCATCGCTGTGGTCAGTGTCGGCGCAATCGTGGCACGAGCCAGTCTGCGTCTCGATGTGACGGCTGAGCGTTTGCACTCGTTGAGTAATGAAACTCGAGCACTTCTTGATGACCTATCCGACGAACGCCCGGTGTTTATTCAAGCGTACGTGAGTCCCACGCTTCCAGAGCAGCTGGTTCAGACTCGTGAAACTGTGCTTGGACTGCTTCGGGAAATCGATGCTGCAGGCGGTGCGAGGGTTCAGCTGCGTATTGAAACGACTGAGCTCTTCACTGATGCCGCTCGGGATGCAAGAGAAACCTTCGGTATTACACCGCGGAGAATTCCTGACCTTGGAGGAGGGCGTGCTGGCTTCACCGAAGTCTTCTTGGGCCTAGCGTTCACTTGCGGTGCTGAGGAGCAGGTGATTCCGTTCTTTGACCGCGGGTTGCCCGCAGAATACGAAATCGCTCGAAGTATCCGAGTTGTTTCGGGTACTGCTCGGCAGCGGGTTGGAGTGGTCAATTCAGCGATCCGATTGTTTGGAGGCTTTGACTTCCAAACGATGCAAAGTAGTCCAGCTTGGTCGGTTGTTGAGGAACTCCGGAAGCAGTATGAGGTTGTCGAGATAACGCCCACTGGTCCGGTTACCGAGGAAGTGGACGGACTGGTGGTTGTTTTACCATCGTCGCTGTCGCAGGAGGAAATGGATTACGTCGAAGAATTTGTTACTCAGGGGAACCCTACCTTGATGCTCGTTGACCCAATCCCGACGGTGGACTTGAGCTTGTCGCCGTCCGAAGAACCCGGGGCAAACCAGAATCCCTTTATGCAGCAGGGTCAACCGCCTCCGACACCGAAAGGTGATGTACAAGCAATGCTCTCTAGGCTCGGCGTGGCCTGGAACTCAGGGGAAGTTGTTTGGGATGCATATAATCCCCATCCTGACCTGGCGCACTTGCCACCAGAAGTGGTTTTTGTTGGACTTGGAAATGAAGGGCAGTCTCCATTTAATCGTGAGCACACGGCTAGCACAGCCCTTCAGGAATTCGTCACGCTTTATCCAGGCAGCTTACGTCAGGCTGTTGGCAGTGACTATGATTTTCAACCACTGGTGACTTCTGGTCGAGTATCGGGAACGTTTCAATATTTCCAGGTCGTGCAACGGGGATTCTTCGGTGCGCAGTTAAATCAAAACCTGCGTTATCAAGCTGATCCGAGTGAGTACGTAATCGCTGCACACGTCAGGTCAGGTGGCGAAATCTCAAATCCTGACAGTAGTGCTGTCGAGGATGATGAGAGTGCCGGAGACGATACGGCGGAGGAACCGGAGACAGACTTAACGGATGGTGCAACCCAGGATACGGTCAATCTAATTGTGATTGCCGACGTTGATTTTATCTCGGAGCAGTTTTTTCAGATCCGTCGACTAGGTGCTGGAAATCTCAATTTCGACAATGTCACGTTCTTCCTTAATACGATTGACGTCTTAGTTGGGGACGAATCGTTCGTCGCACTTCGTAACCGGCGTGTTCAGCATCGAACACTGGCGCGCGTTGAATCTCAAACCCGCTCTTTCATTGAACAGCGAGCGAATGAAGAGGCACAAGCTGAGGGCGAAGCCGAGAAGGCTCTTGCTGAAGCGCAGGGCCGATTGGACCAGCGAATTACTGAGGTGCAGAACCGCACCGACCTCGACGCCCAGGCCAAGGAAATAATGGCCAGGAATCTTCAGGAGGTTGAGAACCGTCGTTTTGAGGTGCTGAGAGCGAATATCGAATCCGAGAAGGAAGCGAAAATTCAGGGCAGTATGGAAACGATGGAGTTCCAAATTCGTCGTATTCAGAGTTCAATTCGGATGTTGGCAGTTCTGTTGCCACCAATTCCAGTGTTTGCGTTGGGTGTGATGATCTTTGTGCGGCGCCAACGACGAGAGCGGGAAGGTGCTGTGGCCGCACATCGGAATAGGGTGAAGTGA